From Pseudoramibacter sp.:
GAATACTTTAATTCGTAAAGGTGTGCCGAGCATTGTCAATCCTTTCGATGGGTACGCGCTGGAAATGGCCGCACGCATTAAGGATCAGAGAGACGATGTCAAAATCGTCGTTGTATCAATGGGACCCCCGCAGGCCAAGGACGCTTTGAAGAACTGCCTGGCTGTCGGCGGCGACGAAGCTTATCTGGTTTCAGGCCGTAAATTCGGCGGTTCTGACACCCTCGCAACCAGCTATGTTTTAGCTTGCGCAATTAAGAAAATTGAAGAACTCGAAGGCAAATTCGACGTCATCTTCTGCGGCAAACAGGCCATCGACGGCGATACCGCTCAGGTTGGCCCTGAACTGGCTGAACACCTCGGCATCCCGCAGATCACCTACGGCTTAACCGCTGAAATGACCGACGATGAAATCCAGGTCACCCGTGAAACGGAAGACGGCCAGGAAATCCTCGGCGCGAAATTCCCGTGCCTGGTCACTGCAACGAAACCTTCGTTTGACCCCCGTCTGCCGAAGATCAAAGACAAACTGGCAGCCCGTAAAAAAGAAATCCACGTTCTCGGCGAAGAAGATTTCGACATCGACTTCACGAAATGCGGCCTGAAAGGCTCTCCGACCAACGTCAAGAAGACCTTCGTCCCGCCAGTGAAGACCGGCGGCGAAATGATCACCGGCGAATCACCGGAAGAACTCGCTCAGAACCTGGCTGCTGCCCTCGACAAAGCAGGCGTACTATAATAAGAGAGGAGATCAGACATGGAACCAAAAACAAAAGATCTTTGGGTATTTATTGAAACTTATCCTGATGGCTCCGCTCAGAGTGTGGGCCTGGAACTGTTAAACCCTGGACGCGAACTCGCTGACAAACAGGGCGGCAAACTGGTCGGTCTCGTCATCGGCCACAACACTGATCCAGCTGTCAAGGCTGTTCAGGAACACGGCGCTGATCAGGTTATCGTCATCGACGGCGAAGAATACGAACACTTCACCACCGATGCCTACGTCAACGCATTGTACGAAGTCATCACCAAATACGCACCGACCGCGATGCTCATCGGCGCAACCAACAACGGCCGCGATGTCGGACCTCGTCTGTCATCCCGTCTGAAAACCGGCTTGACCGCTGACTGCACCAAACTGGCATACGACGACGAAACCGGCAATATCGCCTGGACCCGTCCTGCCTTCGGCGGCAACCTCATGGCCACCATCCTGTGCCCGAACCACCGTCCGGAATTAGGGACTGTCCGTCCTGGTGTCTTCAAAGCAACTGAACCTGAAGAAGGCCGCACCTGCGAAGTCATCAAAGAAGATATCCACGTTGCTCCAGAAGATATCAGAACCCGCTTAATCAAGGAAATGAAGGAAGATGCTTCCGAAATGGTCGACCTGGTCGGCGCGGACATCATCGTTTCCGGCGGCCGCGGTGTCGGCGGACCTGAAGGCTTTGAACCGCTTCAGGAATTAGCAGACGCTTTGGGCGGCGTCGTCGGCGCATCCCGTGCTGCTGTCGACTCCGGCTGGATTGCTCACTCCCATCAGGTTGGCCAGACTGGGAAAACCGTCGGCCCGAAACTGTACATCGCCTGCGGGATCTCCGGCGCTATTCAGCACGTTGCCGGGATGAGCAGCTCTGACTGCATCGTCGCCATCAACAAAGACGAAGACGCTCCAATCTTCGACATCGCCGATTACGGTGTCGTCGGCAACCTCTTCGACGTTGTGCCGGCGCTGACCGCTGAAGTCAAGAAAATCAAGGGTATTGCTTAATTAATAAAATTTAAGAAATCTCTCTCTGATATGTACCCAGAATCCTGGACACATTGATTAGCGGCTTTGCTTAACAACTGGATGCTAACCTGTACTTTACAGGCGGCATCCAGTTTGTTTTTTTCTGAATCCGCTTGTTGTTGTAATACTGCATATATTTTCTTATCGCCTTGCTGAACTCACCAAATGACTTATATTTTCTTTCCTCTCCATAATACATTTCATTCTTTAAACGTCCGAAGAAAGTTTCCATGATGCAGTTGTCATAGCAGTTGCCTTTTCTGGACATCGATTGAATAATCCCATGTTGTTTTAAAGTGTTTCGATAGAAACTGTGCTGGTACTGCCAGCCCTGATCCGAGTGCATGATCAGTCCTTCAACATGAGGAAACTTTTTGAAGGCCCGATGTAACATTCTTTTAATCTGTTCAAGGTTGGGTTTTAAAGACAAATCATACGAAATGATTTCATTCGTGTGCATGTCGAGAATGGGAGAAAGGTAGCATTTCCCCCAGGAGAAGTTGAACTGGCTCACATCAGTCGTCCATTTTTCCAAAGGTGCTTTCGTGCTGAAATCTCTGGCAATAATGTTGTCGGCAATCTTCCCAATAGTACCGATGTAGGAATGATATTTTTCCTTTGGACGTTTGCCGCAGAGTCTCATCTGATGCATCAGTCTCTGGACCCTTTTATGATTAACTTTGTGGCCCTGATTCACCAGCTCATGATAGATTCTTCGAACCCCGTACGTTCCGTGATGGTCTTCAAAAATAGCTTTGATTCTTTCGGAAAGCACTGCGTTCCGTTTGGCAACAAGATCTGATTTGTTGATTTCAAAGTAATAAGTGGAACGTGCCATTCCTGCAGCCTTCAGCAAATGTTTTAGCGGGAATCCTTCTTGTCTGAGCGCTTTGACGGCTTTTGCTTTTTCGCCTTGAGATGCTGTTCGGCCCATTTTTCGCGCCTCAAGGCAATCAGTTTTTTTCTAAAGGCAATCTCCGCTTTCATATACGCATTTTCTTCTCTAAGACGGATTAATTCTTCCCGTTCTGATTCTGTTAATGGCTGTGGTTTATCTGATTTCTTTTTCTTCATGGATGGTTCCTTCGGTTTTCTTCCTTTGCGTTTGTTTACCAGTCCATTATACCCCTCTTCTTTATATTTGCGCACCCATTGACAAAGCATGCCGCTATTAATCCCAGCAAGGTAAGCAACTGAGCAAAGTGAATTCCCCGCAAGTACTTGTGACACCAAGACAAGTTTGTCTTCAGGGGACCATGTTCTTTGGTGTTTTGGATGCCTTAACGCTTCAGGTCCATTCCTTTTTTCAATTTCTGACCATGTACGAATAGTTTTATGGAAAGTTTGGAGTAAAACACCATCTGGCGTTTTAGGCCACCTTCCCGATCTGTAAAGTTCTATACATTTCAACTTAAACTCAAAACTATAACGCATAAAAATACCCTCCTTACTGGTTGTCCAGTAAAGAGGGTACATATCACTCCCCTGCCCCTGCGGCAGGGGTTTTTTATTTGAAAATTTTTTGCAAAAAGACAAAAAAAAGAAGGGCTCCGAACCATTTTAGGGGGAGGAGTTCGAAGTCCTTTGGAGAGAGGGGGGTAATATTATGATTCCTTGCTGAATTCTCGCATATTCAGCAAGACTGAACATCATACATACATCCAATCGGGTGTGTTTCAATCGAATGTATTTATCTGATGTGACTATAGTATAGCGCGTTATGAAAATTACGTCAAGCATTGTAAGAATGTAAATTGAAATAAGCTCAATGTAATCTGTTACATTTAGAATATCTTAAGCTTATTTTAAGCTTTCTTGTTTTCAATCTCATTTTTCACCGCCAAAGTCCTGTTTTTACGGTCAATTTCCATGAGCACCCGCTTTTTACGGACCGAAGTCATGAGCTCAGTGAGCCCATTTTCATCGCAGTTTTTGATCAAATTCCGTAAAGTTTTCATACTGTTTTCAAAATCGTCGATCTGGGACAGCAGGGCTTCCCGGTTCGTCACAAAAAGTTCGGCCCACATCGGCGCGTTGATCATGGCGATCCGGGTCAGGTCCATGAAGCTGCCCCCTTCAAAATCCGACAGATGCCGTTCTTCCTTGCAGTCGATGAGGGCGCAGGCGATGACGTGGCAGAGCTGAGACGTGAAGCCGATGCGTTTGTCGTGGCCTTCGGGGGTCGTTTCCACGATGTTGGTGAAGCCCATGCTGTAGATCACCTGTTTGAGCCACGCGATGTTTTCTTTCTTGTTCTGGGGCATGGGCACGAGGATGTAGTTGTGGCCGAGGAAGATGTCTTCGTTGGCGCCGCCGAAGCCTTCCTTTTCGCTGCCGGCCATGGGGTGGCCCATGATGAAGTCCACATCGTCTCTTAAAACCGGCAGCACTTCGTCCACGAGGATCTGCTTGACCCCGGTGATGTCGGTGATCACGGCGCCGGGCTTGAAATCCTGCATGTACGTCTTAAAGAAGTGCACCGCCGTCCGCGGGTACAGGCAGAAGTACACGAAATCCGCTTCAGCGAGGATCCGCCGGGTGCCTTCATCGTCGTTTTCCCCCTGGTCGATGACCCCGGTGTCCAGGGCTTTTTCGAGAACTTCGGAATTGGTGTCCACGGCGCCGATCCAGTTGGGGGATTCCTTTCTCAGGGCCATGGCCAGGGCGCCCCCCATGAGGCCGAGGCCGATCATCACGACGTTTTTGTCTTTGAGTACGGGTTTGATTTCCATGCTGTTCCTCTCTTATGATTAAATTAAATTAATACGAAATGTACGGGGTGTGCTGGCTTTTGAACACCACCTGTTCCCGGTACAAAAGCTCGATGAACCGGTCGGTCATGCCCGAGATGTAGTCCACCGCCGCCCGCTTCATCTCCCGGACGCCGGCGTCTCCGTCCTGCTTTTGGTACACATAATGGCAGGCCAGGGCCGCGCTGCGCCTTTCCGGAGCAAAGCCCGCCATGTAGTCGGCGAGCCATTTTTCAAAGCCCCGGGTCAGGGACGGGAACTGCTCCCGGTAATAAGCCCGCTTTTCCGGTTCCTCGGCGTACCGGGCCAGGGCCCTGTAGATCGTCCCGATGACCTGGCGGCCGTAGGCCTTGTAGGCGTCGAGGCGGGGATTGAAGTAAATGAGCTTTCGGTTTAAGGCCGTGACCTCGGCCATGGCGGCCCGGGCCGGCTCCGAAAAGCCCATGCCCGTCTCCGGCGTGGAGTTCAGGCATAAATCCGTGACCATGAGGTGAATGACGTTGGCGTTGTTCACGTCCAGGGCGTCCATGTGGGCCGCCGCGGCGTAGCGCTCCACCACCTCGGCGTAGACCCGGCGGGACGACGCCGGGATCAAGCCCAACAGCACCGCGTCGTCGATGTCCCGGCCGAGGTACGAGATGTTGTCGGCGATTTTGATGATGCACCCTTCCCAGGTGAACGGAGCGTACTGCCCCGGGGATTTGAAGGTTTTCAGATCGATGACTTCGTCTCTCGGAAACAAAGGCCGGTTCACCGGGCCGCTGTGGCCGATGATCCCGTCCCGGACGGCGTAGGTTAAATCCAGGTTGTACTGCCTGCCGTCGGGGCCGGACAGCAGCTCAAAATCGTCCACAAAGCGCAGGCCGTTGGCGGCGTGCCAGAACCGGCCCCCGAGGTCTTCTGCTTTGACGATGGCGTTCAGGGCCGCCTCCCCGTCGTGGCCGAAGGGAGTGTGGCCCAAATCGTGGCCGATGGCGATGGCTTCGGTGAGCTCGCCGTTGAGGCCCAGGAAATCGGCGATGAGCCGCCCGATGGACGCCACGTAGTGGACGTGGTCGATGCGGGTGCTCACGTGGTCGTTCCGGGGCCTGAAGAACACCTGGGTCTTGTACTTGAGCCTGCGGTACGCCGAGGAGTGGAGGATGCGGGTGTAGTCCCGGCCGAAGGGGGTGCGGATGTCCGCGTCCCGGTGATACAAAGGCACCGTCCTGGCCGCCGCCGCCTCGAACCGGGGGCCCCCCGGCACGGTGGCGGTGTCTTTAAAACAGCCCCGCCGGGCTGCGTACTGATCCGTCTTCATCTCGTCCTCCTGCATTTTCTTTTCATTATATCATAGAATATTGGGGTGCATTAAATTGCTTATTTTTGATGATTTTCGATGATTTTTACATAATTTTGCTCCGTTTTGCTTGTTTTTCCGCCCCTTTACCGTTATAATAGGGATACGAATTGATTATGAGATTTTGATATGGAGGTATCACATGTTAGTTTCAGCAAAAGATATGTTGGTCAAGGCGAGAGCCGGTCACTACGGCGTCGGCGCCTTTAATATTAACAACCTCGAATGGACCAAGGCCATTCTCGAAACCGCTCAGGAAAACAACTCTCCGGTCATCCTGGCCGTTTCCGAAGGGGCCGGCAAATACATGACCGGCTTCAAAACCGTCGCCGCCATGGTTCGCGCGATGATCGACTCCCTGAACATCACCGTTCCAGTCGCCCTGCACCTGGATCACGGCTCCTACGAAGGGGCAAAGGCCTGCATCAACGCCGGCTTCACCTCGATCATGTTCGACGGCTCTCACCTGCCCATTGACGAAAACATCGCCAAAACCCGCGAACTCGTCGCCGCTGCCCACATCCTCGGCATGTCCATCGAAGCCGAAGTCGGCACCATCGGCGGTGAAGAAGACGGCGTCATCGGCGCCGGCGAATTCGCAGATCCGAAGGAATGCAAACAAATCGCAGACCTCGGCATCGACTTCCTGGCCGCAGGCATCGGCAACATCCACGGCGTCTACCCTGAAAACTGGCAGGGCCTGAACTTCGACGTCCTGGCCAACATCCAGAAGGAAATCGGCGACCTGCCCATGGTCCTCCACGGCGGCACCGGCATCCCGGACGAAATGGTCCAGCACGCCATCTCCCTCGGCGTTTCCAAGATCAACGTCAACACCGAATGCCAGCTGGTCTTCGCAGAAGCGACCCGTGAATACATCGAAGCCGGCAAAGACAAAGTGGGCAAGGGCTTTGACCCGAGAAAACTCCTCCTGCCCGGCACCGAAGCCATCAAAGCCAAGGTCAAGGAAAAAATGGAAGTTTTCGGATCCATCGACAAAGCGTGAAACTAAACATCTGAGCATCAACGAGCGCCGCAGCTGCGGCGCTTTTTTTTGTGTCCCCTTGACAGCCTTAAAAAATCATTGTATTATTGAATTAATACAAGCACAGGAGGTTCCCATGAACAACCCATTTAAACGGCAGAAGCCCGACGCCTTTTCAGCCCCCGAAACCCCGGGGACAGGCCTCGCCGCCGCAGCTGATTCCAAAAAGAAACGCAGCAGACGCATCCTGCTCATCGTCCTCATCGCCGCGGCCGCCGTCATCGCCGGCCTCGCCGTGTACAAAAAAAGCCGGCCCTCCCTCACGTCCATTTCCACGGGCACCGTGAATTACGGCGACCTCACCAAGACCATCTCCGCCGACGGCACCGTCGCGAGCAAGAACGTCAGCGTCGTCAGCGACACCACCGGCAGCGTCGTCCAGAGCGTCGACGTGAGCCTCAACAACACCGTGAACCGCGGCGCCAGGCTCTGCACCCTCAAGGACAGCCAGACCGGCACCGTGCGGGCCGTCACGGCGCCTATCTCCGGCACCGTCACCCACGTCGGCGCCGTCAAGGGCAGCCCGTCCGCCGGGGAGCTCTTCACCCTTCAGGATACGGGAAACCTCAAGGTGGTCATGAACATCGACCAGAGCGACATCGGCTCCGTGTCCACGGGCCAGGCCGTGACCATCACCGCCAACGGCACCGGGAACAAAACCTACCACGGCGTCGTGGCCAGCGTCGCCCCCACGAGCACCGCTTCGGCCACAGCCGGGGACACCGCCTCGGCCGCGGTTTCAAGCAGCGACAGCGCCGCGTCGTCGGCATCCGTCCCCTCCGCCGTCTCCTCTTCCGACCTGAGCAGCACCGCCTCCAGCGGCAGCACCCCCCAGTTCTCTGCCTCGGCGGACATTTCCGCCCCCGCTGACGGCCTGAAAATCGGCATGAAGACCCATCAGGACATCACCGTGGAAACCCGGCGGAACATCTACACCGTGCCCATCGACGCTGTCACGAAAGACGCAAAGGGCCATTACGAAATCTTCGTCGTGAAGCACCACAAAGACCAGCCGGACACCGTCGAAGCCGTCAAAGTCACAACGGGGCTCCAGAACGACACCGTCATCGAAATCAGCGCCAAGGGCCTCAGGGCCGGCGCCAAGGTGGCCCTGAACCCGGCGTCCCTCAAAAACGGCGAACAGGTGACGGCATAAGGAGGGCCTATGGCATTTATCGAACTTCAGCACATTTACAAGCGCTATTTCATCGGCACCTCCAACGAGCTCACGGTGCTCCGCGACGTGAACCTCGAGATCGAACAGGGGAGCTTCACGGCCATCGTCGGCCCCTCGGGCTCGGGAAAATCGACGCTCATGCACATCCTCGGCGTCCTGGACCGGCCCACCGAAGGGCGCTACGTCTTAGACGGCCTGCCCATCGACCAGGTGCCCGACGCGAAGCTGTCGGCGATCCGCAACCAAAAAATCGGCTTCGTGTTCCAATCCTTTAATCTGATTCCCAGAAGCTCCGCCCTGTCCAACGTGGAGCTGCCCATGCTCTACGCCCGCGTCGGCGCCCGGGAACGCCGGGAACGGGCCTACGCCCTGCTGGACGCCGTGGAAATGGCAGACTGGGCGGACCACATGCCCAACGAGCTCTCCGGGGGCCAGTGCCAGCGGGTGGCCATCGCCCGGGCCATGGCCAACGACCCGCCCATCATCCTCGCCGACGAGCCCACGGGCGCCCTGGATTCCCACACCGGCCGAAGGGTCATGGACATCTTCCACGAGCTCCACAGCAAACAGCGCAAGACCATCATCCTCATCACCCACAACGGGGAGCTTGCCGAAGAAGCCGAGCAGGTGATCACGATCCGGGACGGCCGGCTTTCGGGCCGTCGGCCGGGGCGGGCCGCCGTTCCCGAGGCCACGAAGATTCTGGAGGCGCGCCCATGAACCTCAGAGAAAACATCCGTCTGGCGGTCACGAGCCTCAGGCGCAACAAGCTCCGCTCTTTTTTGACCATGCTGGGCATCATCATCGGCATCGGCTCGGTCATCGCGATCTCGTCCATTGGCTCGGCGGTGACCCGCACCGTCAACGCCTCTTTGAGCGCCATGTCCACCAAGAGCATCAACATCAGCATCGCCCCCAGAAACGACAATGCCACGATCTCTTCCTACGACAACATCTCCGAGACCATGGTCGCGGCTTTCAAAAAGCAATTTGGGGACGACATCCAGGACGTCGCCTACTCCACTTCCCCGACCACCGGAGAAGTCCAGAGCTTAAAGCCCAAATCGGTCTCCATCGTCGGGGCCAACGGGGGCTACCTCAACTACATGCAGCTGAAAATCGTCAAGGGGCACAATTTTACGGACGAAGAGGCGGCGGCCACGCGGCCTATGGCCATCATTCCGTCCTCTTTGGCGAAGTCGGTGTTCGGCCACCAGAACCCGGTGGGCCAGACCCTCCCCGTGAACGGCATCGACGGGGAGTTCACCTGTCCCGTGGTCGGGGTGTACAAACAGGGCTCCAAGGATTTCATGTCCGGGGCCTTTTACGACTCGAGTCCGATGATCTACATCCCGGCCCAGGCGGCCAACGCCCTCACCAGTTCGGACAACACCGGCTATTCGGAAATCATCGTGACGTTAGACCAGTACGCGGACACTGAAGCTTTGAGCCGCACCATCAAGACCTGGTTCAACCGCCACTACTACGCGGACAATCCCGAGGCGAAGGTCGAAACCACCAACGTCGAAAAGCAGGCCAACGAGGTCAACACCCAGATGAACAAGCTGTCTCTGGGCATCGCCCTCATCGCCGGCATCTCCCTCCTCGTCGGGGGCATCGGGGTCATGAACAT
This genomic window contains:
- a CDS encoding helix-turn-helix domain-containing protein, yielding MRYSFEFKLKCIELYRSGRWPKTPDGVLLQTFHKTIRTWSEIEKRNGPEALRHPKHQRTWSPEDKLVLVSQVLAGNSLCSVAYLAGINSGMLCQWVRKYKEEGYNGLVNKRKGRKPKEPSMKKKKSDKPQPLTESEREELIRLREENAYMKAEIAFRKKLIALRREKWAEQHLKAKKQKPSKRSDKKDSR
- a CDS encoding electron transfer flavoprotein subunit alpha/FixB family protein, which gives rise to MEPKTKDLWVFIETYPDGSAQSVGLELLNPGRELADKQGGKLVGLVIGHNTDPAVKAVQEHGADQVIVIDGEEYEHFTTDAYVNALYEVITKYAPTAMLIGATNNGRDVGPRLSSRLKTGLTADCTKLAYDDETGNIAWTRPAFGGNLMATILCPNHRPELGTVRPGVFKATEPEEGRTCEVIKEDIHVAPEDIRTRLIKEMKEDASEMVDLVGADIIVSGGRGVGGPEGFEPLQELADALGGVVGASRAAVDSGWIAHSHQVGQTGKTVGPKLYIACGISGAIQHVAGMSSSDCIVAINKDEDAPIFDIADYGVVGNLFDVVPALTAEVKKIKGIA
- a CDS encoding prephenate dehydrogenase, with amino-acid sequence MEIKPVLKDKNVVMIGLGLMGGALAMALRKESPNWIGAVDTNSEVLEKALDTGVIDQGENDDEGTRRILAEADFVYFCLYPRTAVHFFKTYMQDFKPGAVITDITGVKQILVDEVLPVLRDDVDFIMGHPMAGSEKEGFGGANEDIFLGHNYILVPMPQNKKENIAWLKQVIYSMGFTNIVETTPEGHDKRIGFTSQLCHVIACALIDCKEERHLSDFEGGSFMDLTRIAMINAPMWAELFVTNREALLSQIDDFENSMKTLRNLIKNCDENGLTELMTSVRKKRVLMEIDRKNRTLAVKNEIENKKA
- a CDS encoding ABC transporter permease, encoding MNLRENIRLAVTSLRRNKLRSFLTMLGIIIGIGSVIAISSIGSAVTRTVNASLSAMSTKSINISIAPRNDNATISSYDNISETMVAAFKKQFGDDIQDVAYSTSPTTGEVQSLKPKSVSIVGANGGYLNYMQLKIVKGHNFTDEEAAATRPMAIIPSSLAKSVFGHQNPVGQTLPVNGIDGEFTCPVVGVYKQGSKDFMSGAFYDSSPMIYIPAQAANALTSSDNTGYSEIIVTLDQYADTEALSRTIKTWFNRHYYADNPEAKVETTNVEKQANEVNTQMNKLSLGIALIAGISLLVGGIGVMNIMLVSVTERTREIGIRKALGASNRDIRFQFSVEAIIICFVGGLLGIALGAAIGAAGGHFLHIAVYPTPSSVCVAVLFSMAIGLFFGAYPANKAAKLNPIDALRYE
- a CDS encoding IS3 family transposase; the protein is MGRTASQGEKAKAVKALRQEGFPLKHLLKAAGMARSTYYFEINKSDLVAKRNAVLSERIKAIFEDHHGTYGVRRIYHELVNQGHKVNHKRVQRLMHQMRLCGKRPKEKYHSYIGTIGKIADNIIARDFSTKAPLEKWTTDVSQFNFSWGKCYLSPILDMHTNEIISYDLSLKPNLEQIKRMLHRAFKKFPHVEGLIMHSDQGWQYQHSFYRNTLKQHGIIQSMSRKGNCYDNCIMETFFGRLKNEMYYGEERKYKSFGEFSKAIRKYMQYYNNKRIQKKTNWMPPVKYRLASSC
- a CDS encoding electron transfer flavoprotein subunit beta/FixA family protein; this encodes MNFLVCVKQVPDTTEIRIDPETNTLIRKGVPSIVNPFDGYALEMAARIKDQRDDVKIVVVSMGPPQAKDALKNCLAVGGDEAYLVSGRKFGGSDTLATSYVLACAIKKIEELEGKFDVIFCGKQAIDGDTAQVGPELAEHLGIPQITYGLTAEMTDDEIQVTRETEDGQEILGAKFPCLVTATKPSFDPRLPKIKDKLAARKKEIHVLGEEDFDIDFTKCGLKGSPTNVKKTFVPPVKTGGEMITGESPEELAQNLAAALDKAGVL
- the fba gene encoding class II fructose-1,6-bisphosphate aldolase; translation: MLVSAKDMLVKARAGHYGVGAFNINNLEWTKAILETAQENNSPVILAVSEGAGKYMTGFKTVAAMVRAMIDSLNITVPVALHLDHGSYEGAKACINAGFTSIMFDGSHLPIDENIAKTRELVAAAHILGMSIEAEVGTIGGEEDGVIGAGEFADPKECKQIADLGIDFLAAGIGNIHGVYPENWQGLNFDVLANIQKEIGDLPMVLHGGTGIPDEMVQHAISLGVSKINVNTECQLVFAEATREYIEAGKDKVGKGFDPRKLLLPGTEAIKAKVKEKMEVFGSIDKA
- a CDS encoding ABC transporter ATP-binding protein, with protein sequence MAFIELQHIYKRYFIGTSNELTVLRDVNLEIEQGSFTAIVGPSGSGKSTLMHILGVLDRPTEGRYVLDGLPIDQVPDAKLSAIRNQKIGFVFQSFNLIPRSSALSNVELPMLYARVGARERRERAYALLDAVEMADWADHMPNELSGGQCQRVAIARAMANDPPIILADEPTGALDSHTGRRVMDIFHELHSKQRKTIILITHNGELAEEAEQVITIRDGRLSGRRPGRAAVPEATKILEARP
- a CDS encoding efflux RND transporter periplasmic adaptor subunit; translation: MNNPFKRQKPDAFSAPETPGTGLAAAADSKKKRSRRILLIVLIAAAAVIAGLAVYKKSRPSLTSISTGTVNYGDLTKTISADGTVASKNVSVVSDTTGSVVQSVDVSLNNTVNRGARLCTLKDSQTGTVRAVTAPISGTVTHVGAVKGSPSAGELFTLQDTGNLKVVMNIDQSDIGSVSTGQAVTITANGTGNKTYHGVVASVAPTSTASATAGDTASAAVSSSDSAASSASVPSAVSSSDLSSTASSGSTPQFSASADISAPADGLKIGMKTHQDITVETRRNIYTVPIDAVTKDAKGHYEIFVVKHHKDQPDTVEAVKVTTGLQNDTVIEISAKGLRAGAKVALNPASLKNGEQVTA
- a CDS encoding deoxyguanosinetriphosphate triphosphohydrolase family protein translates to MKTDQYAARRGCFKDTATVPGGPRFEAAAARTVPLYHRDADIRTPFGRDYTRILHSSAYRRLKYKTQVFFRPRNDHVSTRIDHVHYVASIGRLIADFLGLNGELTEAIAIGHDLGHTPFGHDGEAALNAIVKAEDLGGRFWHAANGLRFVDDFELLSGPDGRQYNLDLTYAVRDGIIGHSGPVNRPLFPRDEVIDLKTFKSPGQYAPFTWEGCIIKIADNISYLGRDIDDAVLLGLIPASSRRVYAEVVERYAAAAHMDALDVNNANVIHLMVTDLCLNSTPETGMGFSEPARAAMAEVTALNRKLIYFNPRLDAYKAYGRQVIGTIYRALARYAEEPEKRAYYREQFPSLTRGFEKWLADYMAGFAPERRSAALACHYVYQKQDGDAGVREMKRAAVDYISGMTDRFIELLYREQVVFKSQHTPYISY